The genomic region GAAGGCATTCATCATGTTGGAAGGTACCACATGGAGTTCCGGCCGGCTTTCAAGCCCGGCCCGCTCGACAAGCTGGTCGAGAATGGCATGGCCCGCCGGAAACTGCGCCGGTGAAACCTTCTGTGCCTTGTACATGCGCAGCACGATTTGCGGGCTGACACGGCTTGCCATGAAAAGGCTGACGCCGCCGAAAACCGCCGCATACAGGATGCCGTTGGCGCCGAAAAACACCCAGGCAACCACAGCCAGCAGCACAATGGAACCGCCGACCAGCAGCCAGGTGTGGATCGCATTGAGCCAGGCATGCTGCCGCTGGCGGAAGAAACTCAATTGCGTGTCGGCCATGCCGCTCTCCGGTTAATGGTGGTATTCATCTCCCAGATAGGTGGCATTGCCGCCCGCTGCAACGTTCGCCATTTGTTGGGACGGTCGGTCTGAAACGGCAAAGCCGTGCATTCTTGCCATTGCCATGTTCCCATTGGTAAACTGGCCGGACGTGATTCCCGGCGAGGCAGCACGATGGGACGGGTGGCCGGTTGAGCCAGAAACCATCCGGAAATCATTATGGCGCACCATGCCGCCGGAAGGCTGAAGCGCAAAACATCCAGCTCAGGATTGATACCTTGGAAATCACTGCCAGGACCGGATTCATAGCTCCCTTCGCGATATGCCGGTTTATCGCTCTGGTGACGGTTGCGTGCATGCTTTTTTCGGGACAGGCGGTTGCGCAAACCCCGGCAAAGAAGGTGTTCGGCTCCATGGCGGGTGCGGCGGCGCTAAAGCCTGCTGCCCACGGATTTTATTCACGCGGCTGCCTGGCGGGCGCCGTGGCCATGCCGTTCGACGGCCCCACATGGCAGGTGATGCGCATTTCCCGCAATCGCCGCTGGGGTCACCCCGATCTCATCCGCATCATCGAGGAACTGTCGATCAAGGCCAATCGCAGCGGCTGGAATGGTTTGCTGGTCGGCGACATTTCGCAGCCGCGCGGCGGGCCCATGCTGACCGGTCACCGCTCCCATCAGATCGGGCTTGATGCCGATATCTGGCTGACACCCATGCCCAACCGGCGGCTGACCTATCGCGAGCGCGAGGATACCAGCGCGATTTCCATATTGAAGAAGGGCACCAATTATGTTGATGACCGGCGCTGGAACAAGTCATTCGAAAAACTGCTTTATCATGCCGCGAACTTTCCCCAGGTTGAGCGCCTGTTGGTTCATCCCGGCATCAAGAAGAAACTCTGCGACACGGTAAAAGGCGACCGCTCCTGGCTCCAGAAAGTGCGGCCATTTTACGGCCACCACTACCATTTCCATTTGCGGATCGGCTGCCCGCCAGGCTCGGTGGACTGCAGGCGTCAAAAGGCGACGACGCCGGGAACCGGCTGCGATTCATCCCTGAAATGGTGGTTTGATGTCGCTCTTGCGCCGAAGAAAAAGACCAAGAAAAAGAAAACCGCAAAAAAGACCAAGCCCAAAAAGCCCAAGGTGATCACCGTGGCAGATCTTCCGAAAACCTGTCAGGGCGTGGTGAGAGCCGGTGAAAAGCCGGGACGTGCTGCCATCTACAATGCCAGGTCCCTGTCGGGGTTTGTCGCGCCGAAACTCGATCTGCCGGCACGGTTTGACCCCATGGCAGCGCTCGCCAGCCGCCCGATCGAGGCAAGTGGCAAGCCGTTGAAAAAAATCGCTGCCGCAGCAAAGCCGGCGGCTGCCGCAGTACCCACAAGGCGGCAGAATGCACGAACCGTTTTCGAACCGATCACCGGCCCGGTACCCGTCCCGACGCCAAGGCCGGCGCGGTAGTGGCATCAAGGTCCAGGACACGCTCTAGTCGATTTTCTCGTCCGGATAGACACCCCACAAAGTGACCTGCCGAGCATAGCCGGACCAGTCTCTGGCCTGGATCTCGCACCAGCCGTTTTCACAGGCATCAATCTCTGCCAGCACACCGGCTTCCATCCTTGCAACGACAGGGGCGCTGGTATCGGGCTTGCTGTGCAGTTCCACCATGCCGCCTTCGTCCTTCAGCCAGGGTGAGACCAGGGCAGTGCGTTTGCCCGTCAGCAGGGTTTGAACAATCCAGCCTTCAGCGCCGTCTGAATCGCGCACTTTGCGCCAGTTGTCGTATTCCTGCAGGATTTCCAGCGGCAGGCCCCGTTTGGTGAACATCCAGTCGACGGAATATTCCCGGCCCGGCCCGACGCGCATATTGACCTTGCTTGCCTTGAGCGAAACGAACCGCGGCAGTGGCAGTCCGGACTTTCCCTTGTTTGCGGCAGCCAGGACAGCAGTTGGAGCGATGGCCGTGCCCAAAGCAGCAAGAATCGGTGTTGAGAGCAGTGGCGCGGTCAGCATGCCGGCGGTAAGCAGGGAGGCGGTGAGATGACGAAGAGAACGCAACTTCTTCATTTTTACTCGACAATCCGTGTTTCAGGTTGATTGGCCAAATGTGCAATTCCCGGCCGCTGCCGTCTTGACCGCAGGCCCATTGGCGGTGCCAAATGCGTCTGATAAACAGGCTTGCCGTCCGGGAAAAATCATGGTGATTGAAGCTACACCGGACAGGGTTAAAGAGCCGTCAACAGATCGCCGGAATCAGCCAAGGCCGGGCGAAAACCGGCACGGGCAGGAGTTTGCAGCCAGCACATGACCGCTACGAAACCGAAGATCATTGTTACACGCAAGCTGCCCGATGCGGTCGAAACCCGCATGTGCGAGCTGTTTGACACGGAACTGAACCTCGATGACACGCCATTCTCCCGTGCCCGGCTGATCGAGGCGGTCAAAACGGCTGAGTGCCTGGTTCCCACGGTCACCGACCGCATTGACCGCTCGGTGATCGGCCAGGCAGGCGAGCAATTGAAACTGATCGCCAATTTCGGCAACGGGGTGGACAACATCGATATTGCCGCCGCCGCCGAAAAGGGCATTGCCGTTACCAACACCCCCAATGTGCTGACGGAAGATACGGCGGACATGACCCTGGGACTGATGATCGCTGTGGCGCGCCGCTTCGATGAGGGCGTTGATGCCATGCGCGAAGGCCGCTTCAAGGGCTGGTCGCCCACCTGGATGCTCGGCCGCCGCATTTGGGGCAAGCGCCTTGGCATTGTCGGCATGGGCCGCATCGGCACTGCTGTTGCCCGACGCGCCAAGGCGTTCGGCCTTTCGATCCACTACCACAACCGCGAACGCGTGGCAGAACAGGTGGAGCAGGAACTGGAAGCAACCTATTGGGCTTCGCTGGACCAGATGCTGGCCCGTGTCGATGTGGTTTCGGTAAACTGCCCCCACACACCGGCAACCTTTCACCTTCTTTCAGCCCGCCGCATCGCGCTGATGCAGCCGGGCTCCATCATCGTGAACACGGCCCGCGGCGAGATCATCGACCAGGATGCCCTGGTCAAGGCACTGCAGGAGGGCAAGATTGCCGGTGCCGGCCTCGATGTGCTGGAACACGAACCGGCGGTGAGCGAGGACCTGATGGAACTTTCGCGGCAGGGCAAGGCGGTCATCCTGCCCCATATGGGATCGGCGACCATTGAGAGCCGTCAGGAAATGGGCGAACGGGTGATCATCAACATCCGCACCTGGATGGACGGCCACCGCCCGCCCGACCGAATTCTGCCGAACATGGTGTAACCTGGAGAAAGCGAGATGAAGGGAGAACGTTCCTGGCGGTTCAGCCATGCGGTTTCACGCCTGCCCGGCGAGAGCATCGCCAGCGGCCTGCGTGCGCAGGCGGGCACCGACCCTGACCCGAAAACGTTTCTGGCAGAGCACCGAGCCTATACCAGGGCGCTGGAGGAAACCGGGGCAAAGGTTACCGTGCTTGATGCGCTGGAGGAGTTTCCCGATTCGGTCTTCATCGAGGATGCCGCCCTGTGCGCTGGCGGCACGGCGATCATTTTGCGGCCGGGCGCTGAAAGCCGCTATGGAGAGGCCGCTGCCGTCGCCCCAGCGCTTGAAGCCATTTTTGGCTCGGTTAAACGGCTCGAACGGGGT from Salaquimonas pukyongi harbors:
- a CDS encoding 2-hydroxyacid dehydrogenase — translated: MTATKPKIIVTRKLPDAVETRMCELFDTELNLDDTPFSRARLIEAVKTAECLVPTVTDRIDRSVIGQAGEQLKLIANFGNGVDNIDIAAAAEKGIAVTNTPNVLTEDTADMTLGLMIAVARRFDEGVDAMREGRFKGWSPTWMLGRRIWGKRLGIVGMGRIGTAVARRAKAFGLSIHYHNRERVAEQVEQELEATYWASLDQMLARVDVVSVNCPHTPATFHLLSARRIALMQPGSIIVNTARGEIIDQDALVKALQEGKIAGAGLDVLEHEPAVSEDLMELSRQGKAVILPHMGSATIESRQEMGERVIINIRTWMDGHRPPDRILPNMV
- a CDS encoding SH3 domain-containing protein, whose amino-acid sequence is MKKLRSLRHLTASLLTAGMLTAPLLSTPILAALGTAIAPTAVLAAANKGKSGLPLPRFVSLKASKVNMRVGPGREYSVDWMFTKRGLPLEILQEYDNWRKVRDSDGAEGWIVQTLLTGKRTALVSPWLKDEGGMVELHSKPDTSAPVVARMEAGVLAEIDACENGWCEIQARDWSGYARQVTLWGVYPDEKID